One genomic window of Punica granatum isolate Tunisia-2019 chromosome 1, ASM765513v2, whole genome shotgun sequence includes the following:
- the LOC116211713 gene encoding protein POLYCHOME-like, whose protein sequence is MAIEGRRAHLRLGETEDRETDRPLSQPGPRAPNPFLSLSGTPIKHNPKPKPSLATTSSPSASVRRVRKILVDITTKIVENDCSDIPTAQKILNHIESVEKEFMDELKKLKNKPSAKKAEREKKVRILMSMR, encoded by the exons ATG GCAATCGAAGGGAGAAGAGCTCACCTCCGCCTTGGAGAGACCGAGGATCGGGAAACTGATAGGCCACTATCGCAACCGGGGCCAAGAGCTCCGAATCCCTTTCTATCGCTCTCAG GTACTCCCATCAAGCACAACCCCAAGCCCAAGCCTTCTCTAGCCACAACCAGCAGCCCGTCAGCTTCTGTCCGCAGAGTCAGAAAGATTCTGGTTGACATAACTACCAAGATCGTTGAAAACGACTGCTCTGACATCCCTACTGCCCAGAAGATACTGAACCACATTGAATCTGTGGAGAAGGAGTTCATGGATGAGCTGAAAAAACTAAAGAACAAACCGAGTGCTAAGAAGGCGGAGCGAGAAAAGAAAGTCCGCATTTTAATGTCAATGCGTTAG